The Bacilli bacterium DNA window TCACCCGCTTGCAGCGTGCGAGTCGATCCGTTTGGCTGAGTTGAAGGACGATTCGTTTATCCTGTTCAGCAAGGGGTACTCGTTGCGCCCGCTAGTGTGGGACGCTTGTTTGCAATCCGGCTTCACGCCCAAACTTGCGTTTGAAGGCGAGGAGACGGACACCATTCGCGGTCTGGTGGCGGCGGGGATGGGCGTAAGCGTTTTACCGGAGTCGGCTTTGGCCGGCGTGAGCCCGCTGCAGCCCGTAAAAATAAAAATAGCCGAGCCCAAAGTATCGCGAACGATCGGCCTCATTCGCCGCACATCCGACAAGCTTCCGCTGGTTGCGGAAATATTTCGCCGTTTTCTGATGGAACATTTTGAAGCGGAAAAAAACAAGCTTTCCTGATTGGCAGGAAAGCTTGTTTCAGTAGGAGCGGTTAATCTGATTTAATCTGCGGTTAATCGCGCCGGTCCAAAAAGATCATGACAAACCGCAGCAGTTCCATCAGCGCGACAAGCGTGGCCGCAACATATGTCAATGCGGCGGCGTTCAGCACTTTTCCGGCGCCTTTTTCTTCCTGGGTCGTGACAAAGCCTTGCTGCACCATGATTTTCCGGGCGCGCGAGCTGGCGTTGAATTCCACCGGCAACGTAACCAGTTGGAATGCGACCGCGGCGGAAAAAAGCAAGATGCCGATTCCGATCAAATCCGCGAACCTGAGCAAAACCCCGCCGAGAATCAGAAACGGCGCGGCTCCCGACGCCAGATTGGCGACCGGAACCATCCGATGGCGCAACACCAGCGCGGGATAATGAACTTTGTGCTGGATGGCGTGGCCGACTTCATGGCATGCGACCGATATGGCGG harbors:
- a CDS encoding zinc metallopeptidase — translated: MFFGTKWDLLILVGIAISMWASFRVRGTFNKWSEVRVSSGMTGAEAARRMLDANGLYDVPVKPVPGSLSDHYDPIKRVVNLSEPVYGESSISAISVACHEVGHAIQHKVHYPALVLRHRMVPVANLASGAAPFLILGGVLLRFADLIGIGILLFSAAVAFQLVTLPVEFNASSRARKIMVQQGFVTTQEEKGAGKVLNAAALTYVAATLVALMELLRFVMIFLDRRD